Genomic window (Daucus carota subsp. sativus chromosome 5, DH1 v3.0, whole genome shotgun sequence):
ATCAAGCATTGGGAAAAGGCAAAGGAACTTCTTGTAGCGGAGCTTCATCAAGTATTCCATAGATTATTCTGTTTTTATTTGTACTAGAATATAAGGATTTAAAGTCTTAGTTTGTATTTCAAGTATTGATGTTTTTATGGTAGTCACTGCTGTTGGAATTTAAATTTGTGGCAGATTTATAGACAGTAATCTATAAATCTATGAATGGTTAGAACATGATGATGGTCTGCAGAACTTGGTTGATGAGCCCTGCAATTGGTATTTTTAATAggcaaaattataatttttatacagaGTTGTTAAGAGGATTGCAGATGTTTGGTCTGTAATATTCTGCATTTTTTTTTGGGTTTATGatattaaatatgataatttGATGAAGATTGAAACTTCATTCTGGTTTCTTGCTGTGTAGATGTTGTTGACTGGATCTTGcctttttttcatattttaatgattAGTTTATgcagattttttaaaattgaccTGGTACTTTAGTTGCAAATTTGCAGAGGGTATAATACTTGAGTAATAATTTACTTAAACTTTTACTGTTTTATGTTATTCAGCTGTAACAGAGATATTCTTGTTGTTGGCCTATAACTTTTAAAGAGTCAGTATACACTAGTATAGTAGTGTATGCATCCACAATCTCAAGAACACAGAATGGGTACAAAACTACAGAATTAATTTCAGCAAACAACAAGAAAATCGACAGGAGGAAAGGCACCAAGGAAGCAACTAGTAAGGTCATTTTCATATTAGATAATTTTCATCACTACAGAGCATTATCAAGTACAATTATATACTACAATTAGATACTAGAAGTGCCAGTTTACACTACTAGATTTCTTTTCCAAAAACTACAAAAGCGTGGCATCACTAGAACTAATTAGCCATTTTCTATTTTTCAACAACTTCAGTCCCTTGCTCTATTATAATTTCTTCAACTGGCCTAtcaagcttcacatcaacatctTCATATTTGGTAATTGCTGCTATTTTAATAATTCTCCCTGCACACATATagcaaaaaatattacaaatgatGTACCACATTCCAATCAATCTTAAGGATGAAAGCTGCAAAATAAAGCTggacaaaatatataaagaaagtgAAAATAAAACTCACCAAAAGGTAATCCTAATACTTGTAATTGTTGCTACCTTAGTACTTATAcctttaaaaaaaagaagaaatatcaTGATGATTATTAAACtctgtaaataaaaaaaatgaaaactttATACAAAACTATATCGCACCTGAGTCGCTTGCAATCAGGAACCTTTTTACCACGGGTTCCACAATTCATATGCCGGCTTCTACGCTCTCGCAACTGCATATTGTGATGACTTGCAGCTGGCTGTTGTTGCACCAAAGATGGGTGATGCTGCGTTGTAGGTGGCTGGACTGAAGGTGGTGGTGGCTGCTGCACTACAAATGGTGGTTGCTGCACTACAGAAGGTGGCGGTTGAACTGAATGTCGCTGCACTGAGGTATGTACTTGGTAGTTGGAACCCGCAGTAAAGGTGGGGGTTGGTGTCACCATACTAAGGGCTGCAGGAGGTGATACCTGCTTCTGCTGCACTAATTGCGGTCGAGGAGGGGACTGAGACATTAAGTTAAATGTGGGGTGGGATATCGGGGAATGATCATTAGGTGCAGGATCATGTGGAATTGATCGATCAGGCGAATGGTATAAAACGGCATCATTGGACATCCGTAAAAAGTCTCCAGAAGGTAATAAATTCCAGTTCGGTAACCCAAAAGGTGGTGTAGGATTAACTTCTGTTAGAACCTCAGGATGCTCTAGATGTACACCTCCTGGCACAGTTTCACCTCCCTGCAAATTTTCAACATCCTTGTCAATAATATCAGCTCCCACATTATCCCCACGAGGTATATCATCAATCTGAATCCCTTGTTGTTTCGGTGCATTAACTCCGCCACGTCCGCCTTTGTGGCCAGCTTTTTTTGGCTTTGGTctctttaaaatttctttttctcgtCGATCTTTTACAGGATAATCCTGAAAAACACCATAGTTGAATGCATTTTTAACAAGTTGTCTTGCATGTGCACACAAATGAGCAATATCTTCAATGCTTCCATCTATCTCGCCCCTTGCTATAGAAGAAATGTGATCAAACATATCAAgctgtaaaaaaaacataagcaTACAAAAATAAAGTAAGTTGACCAAATAAAATCATACTACATCTTAAGGAAATGACGATCGAGTAATAAGAAATATCCATCAAACTACTAATCACACTACTTAATTAAGACTAGTTAAGAAAAGAAAGTAGAATTACCGTATAAAAGTGTGAGCCAGCAATACGAGTATGAAACCGGCGGGTAATGTTTGTATACCACTCATAATATCCATCAACAACCCCGACACCAGAATGAGCAATAACACCAATCAAATGCTCTTGTCGATGATTCCAATGTGTAATATGCTGCTCATGCATAGAAATCCAGTTCGTGGACTGTTTCCCCTGTAAATTTATTTCATGAAGTGCCTTCGAATATTCTTCATTAACTGGTATTTCCTGGACCTTTCCAAACTGTCTCATACATCTGTCCGGTAAATGTGGCTCAACGATGTGAAAACAAATCAAAGGACCTTTATAACACCAAATTTCAGAACCTTCTGTGCAATGCTCGGACAGATTTGCAAGAACATCCTCCGTATATGGCTGCCATTCAAAGTGAGAGGGTGAGAGGGCATCGAAAGACAACCGAAGAGTGGAGAGGACATGTGAACTTGTATCGGTGAATTTTAAATGCAAACACCATCTCATTCCATAAGGACCTGCTCGACCACTCCATAAAGGATTATCCAGAGTTTCTGAAACTGGACCACGAGGAACGGGTGCTAAGAACGGCAACCTGGTCCAAGCCCACAGTTGTAATAGAAGAACGCAACCTGCCATCTCCTCAACTCCAGACCTGCAGGACTTGCACAACTCCCTAAACAAATATGCGAGTACTGCAGCCCCCCAACCTAAATTCCTGCAACGCCCAAAGTCTTGTATCAACGGGATGTACATGCAGTGCACAAGACCTCCAGATTTATCAGTAAATAGAATCCCTGCAATCAATTGTAGAATATAGGACTGAGTATAACGTTGGATATCTTGATCAGATGGAGCAGCAGGTAGTTCTTTGACAGTTG
Coding sequences:
- the LOC135152752 gene encoding serine/threonine-protein phosphatase 7 long form homolog, producing the protein MDPNDELTMHPGPKIPSVLHLQSSHRSSTVWDVCGGDAHRSRRRNPTQARFPPLHESMIPILEDLRFDGVSRLSCVNIDWSLITALVERWRPETHTFHLPFGESTITLQDVAVLLGLRIDGDVITGTTGGFEGGWSNLVEKIFGKKPKEDKELKGGRLLLSWLTSTVKELPAAPSDQDIQRYTQSYILQLIAGILFTDKSGGLVHCMYIPLIQDFGRCRNLGWGAAVLAYLFRELCKSCRSGVEEMAGCVLLLQLWAWTRLPFLAPVPRGPVSETLDNPLWSGRAGPYGMRWCLHLKFTDTSSHVLSTLRLSFDALSPSHFEWQPYTEDVLANLSEHCTEGSEIWCYKGPLICFHIVEPHLPDRCMRQFGKVQEIPVNEEYSKALHEINLQGKQSTNWISMHEQHITHWNHRQEHLIGVIAHSGVGVVDGYYEWYTNITRRFHTRIAGSHFYTLDMFDHISSIARGEIDGSIEDIAHLCAHARQLVKNAFNYGVFQDYPVKDRREKEILKRPKPKKAGHKGGRGGVNAPKQQGIQIDDIPRGDNVGADIIDKDVENLQGGETVPGGVHLEHPEVLTEVNPTPPFGLPNWNLLPSGDFLRMSNDAVLYHSPDRSIPHDPAPNDHSPISHPTFNLMSQSPPRPQLVQQKQVSPPAALSMVTPTPTFTAGSNYQVHTSVQRHSVQPPPSVVQQPPFVVQQPPPPSVQPPTTQHHPSLVQQQPAASHHNMQLRERRSRHMNCGTRGKKVPDCKRLRYKY